The Streptomyces sp. 135 sequence GCGAGATGTGGGCCAGGTCCTCCGGCTCGATCGTCCGGCCCTCGTCCAGCAACTGCCGCACGATCCCGCGATGTCCAGGGCGTTGTGGAAGATGACCGCGTTGGTGAGCAGGGCGTTGCACTTCATCGCCTTCTCCTGCTCGACGGGGTCGTTGTCCACGATGACCCCTTGGTTGCCGAAGCCGATCCACTGCGAGAAGCCGTTGAACGCTTCGGTCTTGTTCGTCGCCGCGGTCACCCGCCGGCGAAGCGCCGGATCGGACAGGTAGCGCAGCAACTGCACGGTGCGGATCACCCGGCCGACCTCGCGGAGGCGGCGTAGGTGGCGTTCTTCTTGGAGTCCGAGCGCAGCCGCTTGAACAGCGTGGACGAGGAGATCGCCCCCTTTCGTACGGAGACGGCGACCTTCATCAGGTGGCGGAACTGGGACTCGATCAGGTGCACCGGCGGGACCAGCTCCCTTCTGCCCCGGCTCTCTACGAGGCACGAGGCCGTGTCTGGGGGCGGCGCAGCCTCATTCCCGGCGGCTGTGCCGGGCGCCACTGACCGGGCGGCATGCAGAAACAGCGCCCGGACTGGTGGTACCGGACGTATGAGCCTCAGCTGGGCTCTCCCCGCCCCTCCTTCGTGCGGCGCCGACGTCAGACGGCGCCAAATTCGTGCGCAGCGCTGCCGCGCCACTCCACTCACTGCGGGCCGTCCAGGACGGCCTCGGGGTCGGCGAAGCCAGTGCCTGCGAGGAACACAACCAGGTCGCGGTCACTGTAGGCAGCGCCAAGAATCTCGTCCCGGTCGTTGCTGTGCACGGTGACCCTCCGGCCCCGCCCACCCGGGAGGGCCGGTGCACAACGATCGGCGCGTTTGTCACGCCTCCCAGCGTGCCCCCGGCTGTTCCGCGGGGCGAGTCGACCGGGCAGTTGTTCTCAGGACAAGCCCTACGGTGCATCACCACGGAAGGGCGGGAGGAGAGCAGCCTCCCGCCCTTGTGCACGGTCGTTCTATGCCTCAGCGCTTGAGACCGCCCGGGAGCGCGGAGCAAGGCTCTGCCCCATCGCCCTCTCGATTGAGATCCGGATGACCACCCGCTCCGGATCGGGTGCCGGCGTGCGCCCGTATCGCTCTCCGTAACGGATGACAGCATCCTCGACTGTTGCGGCGTCTGTGCAGACTTCGGCCACCCCTTCGAGAGTTGCCCACCGGCCGCCGTCCACCTGGCACACCGCAACCCGGGCCTCACTACCGCCCGCAAGGAGGGCCGGGTCACCGGCGTCGTCCGCGAGGGAGAGGCCGCGGTCGGCCGCAATGCGGGCGAGGGTCGGTTCACCGACGCGACGAACGACGTCGTCCTCGACCGGACGGGTCCGGGCCCGCTCCCGTTGATGAACAGCTTGCCCTCATCGGCGAACCAACACCCGTACGCATACCAGCGGTTGAGTGGGCCATCTGGCTGGCCGACGAGTCCGTTCAGGCCCGCTACTGGGCCAAGGTCTACCGCACCTCGTCAACCGAGGACTGCTGGTTCTTCTTCGGCGGGATCTCCAGCACCGGCCACGCCAGCTTCAGGGCCGCCTCGCGGCCGGGCAGGACCCGACGCGGCACGGTGCCGGGCCACCTCTACGGGTACCAGCTCGCGCACGGTGTCATCCCTCGACTCGGTTGGGGTACCGACAGCCCGACCGTCAGCCACACCTGCGACAACCACTCCTGCCAGCAACCGACACACCTCCGACTTGGCACCCCGGCCGAGAACCGCGCGGAGTGGCTCACCCGCCGCCGCGACCCCGGCAGCCCCCTCGCAGACCTCCGCGGCCCCGCCGACCGCTCGCGCGCGATCGGTGCCGCAATCCGCGCGGGCCGAGACCGCGGCGAGTCCGAGACCGAGATTGCCCGCCGAATCGAGGTAGCCGTCGCCGCAGGGCGGCCTCTGAGCCTGTGGTAGGTCTCGCCACAATCCGACTAGGCGAAAAGTGCGACCTCTCCGTGCCGACCCGTCCCTCCGAGGCCGAGCGCAAGAACTTTACGACCTTACTCCGCTTGCGGTGTAGTGGCGCCTGGGTCGCCTCACGGCCGGGCGCGCCCCACAGGTGACTTGAAGCCGTACTTCTGCGCTGCCCGCTGTGCCCGCACCCGCTGCCCTTTCATCTGCATCTGCGCGAACTGCTCACTGACCCCGTAGGCAGCCGCAACGCGCGCGTTGTCCCAGCCGTCGAACGCCATGCGCTCGGCTGCCGCCAGAGGCACCAACAGTTCGCCGGCCATGAACGTGGCCTGCTTCTCCTGCTCCGGATTGAACTGCCGCTTGTGATCCTCACCAAGAATCACGCCGTCGAAGGAGTGCTCCAGCAGGAAGTGGCCGAGCTCATGGGCAATGTTGGAGCGGCGGCGGACGGGTATGTGGGACTCGTTCTCGACGATCACCCGTGCCGTCCCGAGCGGCACCAAGGCAGCTGACCAGGCCGAGGAACTGCTCACCGTGAAGTGGTGGAGTGCGGCGACGGTCATCTCGAACTCCTGGAGGCCTTCAAGGGTGTACACGTCGATGCCGTGCTCCTCGGCCAAGACATACGGGTCGAGCGGGTCGGTGGGCCCCAGACCGAGCCCGGTGCCTTCCTCCTGTGCGACCTCGCGCATCAGCGCCTGCGTCCAGCACAACTCAGCTGCTCCGGGATTCACGTTCCGCGCGGAACCGCCGTGCGGCGGCACTGATCACCTCTTCGAGGTACGCGACGTCGTCGCCACTGAGATCGCTGCGCGCCCGGAGAAGAGGAACGAGCGACGCCACCAACTCAGGTTCTTCCCCGACGGATCCGTCCTGCGGTGTCACGTAGAAGGTCTCCGCCGGCATGCGCAGCCATGTCGTCATGGCCGCGAACGCGGTGACGTCCGGTTTCAGCCCGTTGGCCATGCGGGAGATGGTCGAGGCGCTCACGCCGAGGTCCTTGGCGAGCTGTCTCCATGACAGCCCCTTCTCCGCGCGCGCCGCATCCAGCGCTGCGTGCAGAGCCTGCACGTCCACGGTCGGACTCTCGCTCATCATTGTCCCCGATTTCCATCACTGCTCGATTTGTCGATCACCTCTGCTACAGCGTATCTGCTCGACATTTAGAGCAGTGATGCACATTCGCACCGTTGCCCGTCTGCGTATCCGACAGGAGGACTGCCATGCCTCAGGACAACCACGGGCCCGCGCCCGTCACGATCGTCGTCAACACCCGCCCGCACACCTGGGAGGCTAAGGAGATCACCTATGAGCAGGTCGTCGAGCTCGCCTACCCCGGCCAGCCGCCGAACGACCAGGACACCTACACCGTCCGCTACAGCCGCGGGCACGACGGACACGGAACGGGCAGCCTCACGGCCGGCCACAGCGTCCGAGTGAAGAAGGAGATGGTCTTCGATGTTTACCGCACTTCTCGCTCGTGACCCCGACCTCTCCCGCCTGCTCGACAACGGCTTCGACATCGTCGTTCACGCCGGTCACATCGTCGTGCGGCATATCCCATACGTCACCGAGAACCGCGCCGTCGAGTACGGATTCCTCACCTATCCCGTGACCGTCAGCGGAGACCGCCTGGTCTCCGGCACCGACCACCGCATCTGGTTCGGCGGGTCCACGCCGTGCACCGAGCACGGCCGCCCCCTGCCCCTCGCCAATCCGGAGACCCGGGTGGTCGCCGAGGGTATGCAGGCGAACTTCATGCTCTCCAGCAAGCCCAGCCCGAACGGGTATCCCGACGAGCACACGAAGATCACCGCGTACACGCGGATCATCGCCGACCACGCGCACGCGCTCAATCCTTCGGTGACCCCCACCCCCGGGGCAGCGTGGCAGGAGATCGAGGACGACAGCCCCTTCGTCTACCGGGACACAGCCACCTCCCGCGCCGGCATCGCGACCGTCAACCACCGGTTTCGAGGTCACAGCATCGTGATCGTCGGTCTCGGGGGAAGCGGTAGCTACATCCTCGACCAGGTGGCCAAGACCGAAGTCGACTCCATCCTCCTCATCGACGGCGACACCTTCGAGAACCACAACGCCTTCCGAGCGCCTGGCGCCCCCACCCTCGACACCTTGCGTGACCGTCCGCCCAAGGCCACCTACTTCGCCTCGGTGTACTCGAACATGCACCAGGGCGTGACCGCCTGCGCGCAGTACCTCGACGAGGACAACCTGGACCTGCTCAACGGAGCGACGTTCGTATTCCTCGCTTCCGACGACGCGGCCAGCAAGCCTGCGATCATGGACTGGCTCGAAGCCCACGACGTGCCGTTCATCGACGTCGGCATGGGCATCGAAGAGATAGACGGCCGTCTCAGCGGACTGCTGCGCGTCACCACGAGCCTTCCGGGCCGCCGTGACACAGCCCGTCACCGCGTCCCGCGACCGGCACCCAAACGCGATGCCTACGCACGGAACATTCAGACCGCGGACCTCAACGCGCTCAACGCCATCCTGGCCGTCATCCGCTGGAAACGCTCCATCGGCGTCTACGCCGACGCCACCGACGAGAGCCACACCACGTACTCGCTGATCACCAACGAGATCGCCAACGAGGATCTGCGGTGACCACACAAGACGCCCTGCATCCCCTCTTCACCGAAACCTTCCCCGCAACGATGGACGAAGGGCTGCTCTACATCTCGGTCCCCTACCGCACCTGCAGCCACCTGTGCTGCTGCGGGTGCGGCCACGAAGTCATCACGCCGCTCTCCCCGGCTCAATGGTCCGTAACCTACGACGGCGAGAACGTCTCCCTCTCCCCCTCAATCGGCAACTGGTCCCTCCCTTGCCAGTCGCACT is a genomic window containing:
- a CDS encoding transposase; translation: MIRTVQLLRYLSDPALRRRVTAATNKTEAFNGFSQWIGFGNQGVIVDNDPVEQEKAMKCNALLTNAVIFHNALDIAGSCGSCWTRAGRSSRRTWPTSRHI
- a CDS encoding Tn3 family transposase; translation: MHLIESQFRHLMKVAVSVRKGAISSSTLFKRLRSDSKKNATYAASARSAG
- a CDS encoding ImmA/IrrE family metallo-endopeptidase, with the translated sequence MREVAQEEGTGLGLGPTDPLDPYVLAEEHGIDVYTLEGLQEFEMTVAALHHFTVSSSSAWSAALVPLGTARVIVENESHIPVRRRSNIAHELGHFLLEHSFDGVILGEDHKRQFNPEQEKQATFMAGELLVPLAAAERMAFDGWDNARVAAAYGVSEQFAQMQMKGQRVRAQRAAQKYGFKSPVGRARP
- a CDS encoding helix-turn-helix domain-containing protein, with the translated sequence MDVQALHAALDAARAEKGLSWRQLAKDLGVSASTISRMANGLKPDVTAFAAMTTWLRMPAETFYVTPQDGSVGEEPELVASLVPLLRARSDLSGDDVAYLEEVISAAARRFRAERESRSS
- a CDS encoding multiubiquitin domain-containing protein; the protein is MPQDNHGPAPVTIVVNTRPHTWEAKEITYEQVVELAYPGQPPNDQDTYTVRYSRGHDGHGTGSLTAGHSVRVKKEMVFDVYRTSRS
- a CDS encoding ThiF family adenylyltransferase; protein product: MFTALLARDPDLSRLLDNGFDIVVHAGHIVVRHIPYVTENRAVEYGFLTYPVTVSGDRLVSGTDHRIWFGGSTPCTEHGRPLPLANPETRVVAEGMQANFMLSSKPSPNGYPDEHTKITAYTRIIADHAHALNPSVTPTPGAAWQEIEDDSPFVYRDTATSRAGIATVNHRFRGHSIVIVGLGGSGSYILDQVAKTEVDSILLIDGDTFENHNAFRAPGAPTLDTLRDRPPKATYFASVYSNMHQGVTACAQYLDEDNLDLLNGATFVFLASDDAASKPAIMDWLEAHDVPFIDVGMGIEEIDGRLSGLLRVTTSLPGRRDTARHRVPRPAPKRDAYARNIQTADLNALNAILAVIRWKRSIGVYADATDESHTTYSLITNEIANEDLR
- a CDS encoding DUF6527 family protein yields the protein MTTQDALHPLFTETFPATMDEGLLYISVPYRTCSHLCCCGCGHEVITPLSPAQWSVTYDGENVSLSPSIGNWSLPCQSHYWIRDGRVRWSRRYSAAEVDQNRDRDRRLLARDTRETGPTRLSRLRRHLLFWRQ